A window from Streptomyces genisteinicus encodes these proteins:
- a CDS encoding acyltransferase domain-containing protein has protein sequence MQLDTPVRVPSRPALLGPGPSGTTRPGPLAATGTAVLFTGADAPPAPLVRALYGTFPAYRAAFDALRRTLDARLPIPLAAVVFAPEQGADARLLGENPYARCALFGHQVALFRLWESWGLDIAAVAGRGTGSVAAAHVAGGLAAGAAARLLVAGPARHRTPGNPAHPVEGYGTVLACGPVPGNGAAVGDVRALARALAALQLHGPPLDWERLARGAGARTPAAAP, from the coding sequence ATGCAGCTGGACACTCCCGTCCGCGTCCCGTCCCGGCCGGCCCTGCTGGGGCCCGGCCCGTCCGGCACCACCCGGCCCGGTCCCCTCGCCGCGACCGGGACCGCCGTGCTCTTCACCGGAGCCGACGCACCGCCGGCCCCCCTCGTCCGCGCCCTGTACGGCACGTTCCCCGCCTACCGCGCCGCCTTCGACGCCCTCCGCCGGACCCTCGACGCCCGGCTGCCGATCCCTCTCGCCGCCGTGGTCTTCGCCCCCGAACAGGGCGCCGACGCCCGGCTGCTCGGCGAGAACCCGTACGCCCGGTGCGCCCTCTTCGGCCACCAGGTCGCACTGTTCCGGCTCTGGGAGAGCTGGGGGCTCGACATCGCCGCCGTCGCCGGACGGGGCACCGGGTCGGTCGCCGCCGCCCATGTCGCGGGCGGCCTCGCGGCGGGCGCGGCGGCCCGGCTGCTGGTCGCGGGGCCCGCCCGCCACCGGACGCCGGGGAACCCGGCCCACCCGGTCGAGGGCTACGGCACCGTGCTGGCCTGCGGTCCGGTCCCCGGGAACGGGGCGGCGGTGGGCGACGTGCGGGCCCTGGCGCGGGCTCTCGCCGCGCTCCAGCTGCACGGACCGCCGCTGGACTGGGAGCGGCTGGCCCGGGGTGCGGGGGCGCGTACTCCCGCGGCCGCCCCCTGA
- a CDS encoding dihydrofolate reductase family protein, with protein sequence MRSLTYFIAATLDGFIASPDAEHTMFLEGEDHGAWVLDHMPETLPTAVRHLVPGLDERDNERFDTVLMGRGTYERGLRDGHTSPYQHLRQYVVSSGLEDSEDPAVEVVRDDPLDFVRTLKKEDGLDIWLCGGGKAAAALRDEIDELIVKINPVVIGSGVPLFDSGYSPQRYEVVSGRVFDSGVTIMTYARARS encoded by the coding sequence ATGCGCAGCCTCACGTACTTCATCGCGGCGACCCTGGACGGCTTCATCGCCTCTCCCGACGCGGAGCACACCATGTTCCTGGAGGGGGAGGACCACGGGGCCTGGGTGCTCGACCACATGCCGGAGACGCTGCCGACGGCGGTACGGCACCTGGTGCCCGGCCTCGACGAGCGGGACAACGAGCGGTTCGACACCGTGCTGATGGGCCGGGGCACCTACGAACGCGGCCTGCGCGACGGCCACACCAGCCCCTACCAGCACCTGCGCCAGTACGTCGTCTCCTCCGGGCTGGAGGACTCCGAGGACCCCGCCGTCGAGGTGGTCCGGGACGACCCGCTCGACTTCGTCCGGACCCTGAAGAAGGAGGACGGGCTCGACATCTGGCTGTGCGGCGGCGGGAAGGCCGCCGCGGCGCTGCGGGACGAGATCGACGAACTCATCGTCAAGATCAACCCGGTGGTCATCGGTTCCGGCGTCCCGCTGTTCGACTCCGGCTACTCCCCCCAGCGCTACGAGGTCGTCTCGGGCCGGGTCTTCGACAGCGGCGTCACGATCATGACGTACGCCAGGGCGCGGTCCTGA
- a CDS encoding ABC transporter permease → MTAADTAVRPLRVRRTAFRTAAPPRRPAAARRPGGTAVRAAARTALRRGAAPVVSLVAVVCLWQLASALDRPAALPSPAAVGGEIAAAWADGSLAPAVLHSLGRCLLGFVCAVGVGAPLGMLLHRFTAARVTVAPALGAVQSLPAAALVPVAVLCLGPSDAAVLGVVLLGAVPPVATGVLGALDQVPPLLVRAGRSMGATGAKAARHVLLPAALPGVVAAVRQGWTFGWRALMTAELITGAALSGVGGLLDAGRRSGSLSQVLAATALILAVGVAVEVLVFRPVERRVLRARGLA, encoded by the coding sequence ATGACCGCCGCTGACACCGCCGTCCGTCCGCTGCGCGTGCGCCGCACCGCCTTCCGCACCGCCGCCCCGCCCCGGCGGCCCGCCGCCGCCCGCCGTCCCGGGGGCACGGCCGTCCGTGCGGCGGCCCGCACGGCGCTGCGCCGGGGCGCCGCGCCGGTGGTCTCGCTCGTCGCCGTGGTCTGCCTCTGGCAGCTGGCCTCCGCCCTGGACCGGCCCGCCGCCCTCCCCTCCCCGGCCGCGGTCGGCGGGGAGATCGCCGCCGCCTGGGCCGACGGCAGCCTCGCACCCGCCGTCCTGCACAGCCTCGGCCGCTGCCTGCTCGGCTTCGTCTGCGCCGTCGGCGTCGGAGCGCCCCTCGGCATGCTGCTCCACCGGTTCACGGCGGCCCGGGTCACCGTCGCCCCGGCCCTCGGCGCCGTCCAGTCGCTCCCGGCCGCCGCCCTGGTGCCGGTGGCCGTGCTCTGCCTCGGCCCCTCGGACGCCGCCGTCCTCGGCGTCGTCCTGCTCGGCGCCGTCCCCCCGGTCGCCACCGGCGTCCTCGGCGCCCTGGACCAGGTCCCGCCGCTGCTGGTGCGGGCCGGACGGTCGATGGGCGCCACCGGCGCGAAGGCCGCCCGGCACGTCCTGCTCCCGGCCGCCCTGCCCGGCGTGGTCGCCGCGGTGCGGCAGGGGTGGACCTTCGGGTGGCGGGCGCTGATGACCGCGGAACTCATCACCGGCGCCGCCCTGTCCGGGGTGGGCGGACTGCTCGACGCGGGCCGGCGCAGCGGCAGCCTCAGCCAGGTGCTCGCGGCGACCGCGCTGATCCTCGCCGTGGGCGTCGCCGTGGAGGTGCTCGTCTTCCGCCCGGTCGAACGCCGTGTGCTGCGCGCCCGGGGCCTCGCGTGA
- a CDS encoding ABC transporter ATP-binding protein — translation MRQARRPEPAAPVRTTGDAFRTTGDAPARTAVELRDVCKVHGPPGAGRTVLDGVRLRVAEGEFVCLVGGSGSGKSTLLGLVAGLDRPTAGEVRVDGPRPALLFQDHALFPWLTVGRNIELALRLRGTPRAARRDEARRLLALVRLEDAHGMRVHELSGGMRQRAALARALAQGARTLLMDEPFAALDAVTRDVLHGELLRVHRDQRLTVLFVTHDVHEAVRLADRVVLLSSRPGRIDRTWRVETPRPRPARDPASALLAQEITDRLREELGHDRR, via the coding sequence CTGAGGCAGGCACGGCGGCCGGAGCCGGCCGCCCCCGTCCGCACCACGGGCGACGCCTTCCGCACGACGGGCGACGCCCCGGCGCGCACCGCCGTCGAACTCCGCGACGTGTGCAAGGTCCACGGCCCGCCGGGCGCCGGGCGGACCGTGCTCGACGGAGTCCGGCTGCGCGTGGCCGAAGGGGAGTTCGTCTGCCTGGTCGGCGGATCCGGATCGGGCAAGTCGACCCTGCTGGGGCTGGTCGCCGGACTGGACCGCCCCACCGCCGGCGAGGTGCGGGTGGACGGCCCCCGCCCGGCCCTGCTCTTCCAGGACCACGCGCTCTTCCCCTGGCTCACGGTCGGCCGGAACATCGAACTCGCGCTCAGGCTGCGTGGAACGCCGCGCGCCGCGCGCCGCGACGAGGCGCGGCGGCTGCTCGCCCTGGTGCGGCTGGAGGACGCCCACGGGATGCGCGTGCACGAGCTGTCCGGCGGCATGCGGCAGCGCGCGGCACTGGCCCGCGCCCTCGCCCAGGGCGCCCGCACCCTCCTCATGGACGAGCCCTTCGCGGCCCTCGACGCCGTCACCCGCGACGTGCTCCACGGCGAGCTGCTCCGGGTCCACCGCGACCAGCGGCTCACCGTGCTCTTCGTGACCCACGACGTCCACGAGGCCGTACGCCTCGCCGACCGCGTCGTGCTGCTCTCCTCGCGTCCCGGCCGCATCGACCGCACCTGGCGGGTGGAGACCCCCCGTCCCCGGCCCGCCCGCGACCCGGCCTCGGCCCTGCTCGCCCAGGAGATCACCGACCGCCTCAGGGAGGAACTCGGCCATGACCGCCGCTGA
- a CDS encoding thioesterase II family protein: MAASPGTRSPYLTVYRPSPDASVRLVCLPHAGGAASFYVPVAQALAPRVEVVSVQYPGRHERYADPLVPDLGTLADRIAESLLTCTDRPYALFGHSMGSLVGFEVARRMEAAGRGPLELFASGSRAPSVERRGRTWHDIPDDVFVARVQSMGGAGSQLLDDPDIRQMLLPALRNDYRAVERYAYRPQPPLACPVTAFTGADDPRVTVADVRTWAHHTTGPFDVEVHPGGHFFLADRWTEILDTVIRHLKDPALDPCR; this comes from the coding sequence ATGGCGGCCAGCCCCGGCACGCGCAGCCCTTACCTCACCGTCTACCGCCCGTCCCCGGACGCCTCCGTCCGCCTCGTCTGCCTGCCCCACGCGGGCGGGGCGGCCAGTTTCTACGTCCCCGTGGCGCAGGCCCTCGCGCCGCGCGTCGAGGTCGTGTCCGTGCAGTACCCGGGCCGGCACGAGCGGTACGCCGATCCGCTCGTCCCGGACCTCGGCACCCTCGCCGACCGCATCGCCGAGTCCCTGCTGACCTGCACCGACCGCCCCTACGCGCTGTTCGGCCACAGCATGGGCTCCCTCGTCGGGTTCGAGGTCGCCCGCCGGATGGAGGCAGCGGGCCGGGGACCCCTCGAACTCTTCGCCTCCGGCAGCCGCGCCCCCTCCGTGGAGCGGCGCGGCCGGACGTGGCACGACATCCCGGACGACGTGTTCGTCGCCCGTGTGCAGTCCATGGGCGGCGCCGGATCGCAGCTCCTCGACGACCCGGACATCCGGCAGATGCTGCTGCCCGCCCTGCGCAACGACTACCGGGCCGTCGAGCGGTACGCCTACCGGCCCCAGCCCCCGCTCGCCTGCCCCGTCACCGCCTTCACCGGCGCGGACGACCCGCGGGTCACCGTCGCCGACGTGCGGACCTGGGCACACCACACCACCGGGCCCTTCGACGTCGAGGTCCACCCCGGCGGGCACTTCTTCCTCGCCGACCGCTGGACAGAGATCCTGGACACCGTCATCCGCCACCTGAAGGACCCGGCGCTGGACCCCTGCCGTTAG
- a CDS encoding thioesterase II family protein encodes MTGTRHGAPPVRLYCFAHAGAGTSSYDAWPGRTGPGVEVVPLPLPGRGGRAGEPAVTGREALLADLMDRFAGAPRPQPFALYGHSLGALVAWTVTRALHEAGLPGPALLAVGACPPPTVPSVLSDAWAAPEDELVGLLARLGAVPDHAAPGGYWHRTVLPVLRADLTLGHRLRVAAREAGPHGLPDVPLLAVSGERDPLGTPGDMAEWHRWTTGPATFRTVPGDHYFAGGPELPALLGDVCRNLTGTTTGTTTGTTTGTTTERTTVTTTERTPDCSSGLAQVGADRVGMTADTSEGTGRQWARSHLPAGRHLQGEA; translated from the coding sequence ATGACGGGCACCCGCCACGGCGCCCCGCCGGTGCGCCTGTACTGCTTCGCCCACGCCGGCGCGGGCACCTCCTCGTACGACGCGTGGCCCGGCCGGACCGGCCCGGGAGTCGAGGTCGTCCCGCTGCCGCTGCCCGGCCGGGGCGGCCGCGCGGGCGAACCGGCCGTCACCGGGCGCGAGGCGCTGCTCGCCGACCTGATGGACCGTTTCGCCGGCGCCCCGCGCCCGCAGCCGTTCGCCCTGTACGGGCACAGCCTGGGCGCGCTGGTCGCGTGGACCGTGACCCGCGCCCTGCACGAGGCCGGCCTGCCGGGACCCGCCCTGCTCGCCGTCGGGGCCTGCCCCCCGCCCACCGTGCCCTCCGTGCTCTCCGACGCCTGGGCGGCGCCGGAGGACGAACTCGTCGGCCTGCTGGCCCGGCTGGGCGCCGTACCGGACCACGCGGCCCCCGGCGGGTACTGGCACCGCACCGTCCTCCCCGTCCTCCGCGCCGACCTGACGCTGGGACACCGGCTGCGGGTCGCCGCCCGGGAGGCGGGCCCGCACGGTCTGCCGGACGTGCCGCTGCTCGCCGTCTCCGGTGAGCGCGACCCGCTGGGCACCCCGGGGGACATGGCGGAGTGGCACCGGTGGACCACCGGCCCCGCCACCTTCCGCACCGTGCCCGGTGACCACTACTTCGCGGGCGGCCCCGAGCTGCCCGCCCTGCTCGGCGACGTCTGCCGAAACCTGACCGGAACCACGACCGGAACCACGACCGGAACCACGACCGGAACCACGACCGAACGCACGACCGTAACCACGACCGAACGCACGCCCGACTGCTCCTCCGGTCTCGCTCAAGTCGGGGCCGACAGGGTCGGGATGACAGCGGACACCTCGGAGGGAACGGGGCGGCAGTGGGCTCGCTCACACCTTCCGGCCGGCCGTCATCTCCAAGGAGAGGCATGA
- a CDS encoding FkbM family methyltransferase, with protein MSPYTITAENQRATAAPDDAREQWHLALAEAADAALLDAGLAALRTRPDSALTAAEQVGVVRVGGRTGQHRAAVLTGPGGPVELGPAETAGARAGVALMFPGLGDHYLDMGRDLYRDFPVFRTSVDRCADALAPELGLDIREVVFSAAGRPEPAAADQAPVMDLRRMLGRDTREQSAEEQRLNATRVAQPALFVIEYALATLWESWGVRPAVMIGYSLGEYVAATLAGVLSLEDALVLVARRAALIDELPAGTMLAVMLPEEQVLPLTGGNISLSAVNGPEFCVVGGPVDDVRELERTLAGRGVVTRRVTTTHAFHSSMMEPIADRVTDIARGLTLNAPRIPYVSNVTGRPVTDEEATDPAYWARHLLSPVRFADGLRHLGQDRLLLESGPGQTLSSLATVVRGGDTGAVVASMRHSLEPHADTTVALKALGRLWLADADAAWHGLPCADLAVEAGSAPARKDADAPSETAVSETETGLRAVWARILKNEDLPRDVSFFELGGNSLLATRLMLRISRAFGVELALRQVYEFATLTRMAAAIDVLRDGGDPDTEGERSGSSHTGSSQARFQLPNGLTVHHQNEAETRHFYEDIFDHRVYAKNGISLRSGDTVVDVGGNIGLFSLFAHYEAPGVKVYAFEPAPPMFELLSKNIAEHGVDAKLFNIGISDTEAEARFTFYPRSSGMSSFHPDEEEEKHNLRTIIANQQTVNQQNAGQQTDGRNTDEEARRLTAYAEELMDVRFEAIEYTARLRPLSAVIREQGIERIDLIKIDVQKSERQVIDGIADEDWPKIQQMALEAHDADGEVARLVALLEDRGFTVTAEQDELYVGTDIHNIYAVRGAR; from the coding sequence ATGAGCCCCTACACGATCACAGCGGAAAACCAACGCGCGACGGCCGCACCGGACGACGCGAGGGAGCAGTGGCACCTGGCACTCGCCGAGGCCGCCGACGCCGCCCTGCTGGACGCCGGCCTCGCCGCGCTGCGCACCCGGCCCGACAGCGCCCTCACGGCCGCCGAACAGGTCGGTGTGGTGCGTGTCGGCGGCAGAACCGGACAGCACCGCGCGGCCGTCCTCACCGGCCCCGGCGGCCCGGTGGAGCTCGGCCCGGCCGAGACCGCGGGCGCCCGCGCCGGCGTCGCCCTCATGTTCCCCGGACTGGGCGACCACTACCTCGACATGGGCCGCGACCTGTACCGCGACTTCCCGGTCTTCAGGACCTCGGTGGACCGCTGTGCCGACGCCCTCGCCCCCGAACTCGGCCTGGACATCCGCGAGGTGGTCTTCTCCGCCGCCGGACGCCCCGAGCCGGCCGCCGCGGACCAGGCCCCCGTCATGGACCTGCGCCGCATGCTGGGCCGCGACACCCGCGAGCAGAGCGCCGAGGAGCAGCGCCTCAACGCCACACGCGTCGCCCAGCCCGCGCTCTTCGTCATCGAGTACGCGCTGGCCACCCTCTGGGAGTCGTGGGGCGTCAGGCCGGCCGTGATGATCGGCTACAGCCTCGGCGAGTACGTCGCGGCCACCCTGGCCGGCGTCCTGTCGCTGGAGGACGCGCTGGTCCTCGTCGCCCGGCGGGCCGCGCTCATCGACGAGCTGCCGGCGGGCACGATGCTCGCGGTGATGCTGCCGGAGGAGCAGGTGCTGCCGCTGACCGGCGGGAACATCTCGCTGTCCGCCGTCAACGGCCCCGAGTTCTGCGTGGTCGGCGGCCCGGTGGACGACGTCCGCGAGCTGGAGCGGACCCTCGCGGGCCGCGGCGTCGTCACCCGCCGGGTGACGACCACGCACGCGTTCCACTCGTCGATGATGGAGCCGATCGCCGACCGGGTCACCGACATCGCCCGCGGACTGACGCTCAACGCGCCCCGGATTCCGTACGTCTCGAACGTCACGGGCCGCCCCGTCACCGACGAGGAGGCCACCGACCCGGCGTACTGGGCCCGCCACCTGCTCAGCCCGGTCCGCTTCGCCGACGGCCTGCGCCACCTCGGCCAGGACCGCCTCCTGCTGGAGTCCGGCCCCGGCCAGACGCTGAGCAGCCTCGCGACCGTCGTCCGCGGCGGCGACACCGGCGCCGTCGTCGCCTCCATGCGCCACTCCCTGGAGCCGCACGCCGACACGACCGTCGCCCTGAAGGCCCTGGGCCGGCTGTGGCTCGCGGACGCCGACGCCGCCTGGCACGGACTGCCCTGCGCCGACCTGGCCGTCGAGGCGGGATCCGCCCCGGCGCGGAAGGACGCGGACGCCCCGTCGGAGACCGCCGTGAGCGAGACCGAGACCGGACTGCGGGCCGTGTGGGCCAGGATCCTGAAGAACGAGGACCTCCCCCGCGACGTCAGCTTCTTCGAGCTCGGCGGCAACTCGCTGCTCGCCACCCGCCTGATGCTGCGGATCAGCCGGGCCTTCGGCGTCGAACTGGCCCTGCGGCAGGTGTACGAGTTCGCCACCCTCACCCGCATGGCGGCGGCCATCGACGTCCTGCGCGACGGCGGCGACCCCGACACGGAGGGCGAAAGATCCGGCTCCTCGCACACCGGCAGCAGCCAGGCCCGCTTCCAGCTGCCCAACGGCCTGACGGTCCACCACCAGAACGAGGCGGAGACCCGCCACTTCTACGAGGACATCTTCGACCACCGCGTCTACGCCAAGAACGGCATCTCGCTGCGCAGCGGTGACACGGTCGTCGACGTCGGCGGCAACATCGGCCTGTTCTCCCTCTTCGCCCACTACGAGGCGCCCGGGGTGAAGGTCTACGCCTTCGAGCCCGCCCCGCCGATGTTCGAACTGCTCTCCAAGAACATCGCCGAGCACGGCGTCGACGCGAAGCTGTTCAACATCGGCATCTCCGACACCGAGGCCGAGGCACGCTTCACCTTCTACCCCCGCAGCTCCGGGATGTCCTCGTTCCACCCGGACGAGGAGGAGGAGAAGCACAACCTCCGCACCATCATCGCCAACCAGCAGACCGTCAACCAGCAGAACGCCGGTCAGCAGACCGACGGCCGGAACACGGACGAGGAGGCCCGCCGGCTCACGGCCTACGCCGAGGAGCTGATGGACGTCCGCTTCGAGGCCATCGAGTACACGGCCCGGCTGCGCCCGCTGAGCGCGGTCATCCGCGAGCAGGGCATCGAGCGCATCGACCTCATCAAGATCGACGTGCAGAAGAGCGAGCGACAGGTCATCGACGGCATCGCCGACGAGGACTGGCCCAAGATCCAGCAGATGGCCCTCGAGGCGCACGACGCGGACGGCGAGGTCGCACGCCTCGTCGCCCTGCTGGAGGACCGGGGCTTCACCGTCACCGCCGAACAGGACGAGCTGTACGTCGGGACCGACATCCACAACATCTACGCCGTACGCGGCGCACGGTAA